A window of Chitinophaga sp. MM2321 contains these coding sequences:
- a CDS encoding TolC family protein, with the protein MRTMTTLILSVCVGSLGFIQHSQAQSPAKQVSMQAVEDSFLVKNYSLLAQRYQVDAAKALVRQAKMWSNPSFSTVLGFGSTNNIKPFDVGAGGETQYNIEQLIQLAGKRNKTIQLAAAATKMNEATFDELVRTLRLQLRESFYNIYYHQQTEKVLMEQLDNLQKIVDAYVTADKKGSVAHADLVRLQALQVGIENDYADLKQEELTSQKNLQQLLHSQDYYEAALSASDLASYKLDQIRLPELLDSVAKNRPDVRIATVQYQTATLNYHLQKSLAVPDLHVGATYDKQGSYIPNFMGLTLGIDLPVWNRNQGNIRAAQLQIGADQLQLLQQQSIAQTEVLNAYQRIVVLEKRYKGFDLHQFQHEFDTLIEEVAKNFSKGNISLLQFIDYFNSYSDNAKNINKFLSNRVNAYEELNYATGQELFKL; encoded by the coding sequence ATGCGAACAATGACGACACTGATCTTATCAGTATGCGTTGGAAGCCTGGGTTTTATTCAACATTCACAAGCCCAATCCCCTGCAAAACAAGTCTCCATGCAGGCTGTGGAAGATTCCTTCCTGGTTAAGAATTATTCATTGCTGGCGCAACGTTACCAGGTAGATGCGGCGAAAGCCCTTGTACGGCAGGCTAAAATGTGGAGTAATCCATCCTTTAGTACGGTGCTGGGTTTTGGCAGCACCAATAACATCAAACCGTTTGATGTAGGCGCCGGCGGTGAAACGCAATACAATATTGAACAACTGATCCAGCTGGCTGGCAAAAGGAATAAAACAATTCAGCTGGCAGCAGCGGCAACAAAAATGAACGAGGCTACCTTCGATGAGTTGGTACGTACGTTACGCCTGCAACTGCGGGAGAGTTTCTACAATATCTACTACCATCAGCAAACAGAGAAAGTGCTGATGGAACAGCTGGATAATCTGCAGAAAATTGTGGATGCATATGTGACCGCAGATAAGAAAGGAAGCGTAGCACATGCTGATCTGGTGCGGTTGCAGGCTTTGCAGGTAGGCATCGAAAACGATTATGCCGACCTTAAACAGGAAGAACTTACCTCACAGAAAAACCTACAACAGCTGTTACATAGCCAGGATTATTATGAAGCCGCATTGTCGGCTTCAGACCTGGCTTCCTACAAACTGGATCAGATCCGGTTACCCGAACTGCTGGACAGTGTAGCAAAAAACCGTCCGGATGTAAGGATAGCAACTGTACAATACCAAACCGCTACATTGAATTACCACCTGCAAAAATCGCTGGCTGTACCCGACCTGCATGTAGGTGCTACTTACGATAAACAAGGTAGTTACATCCCCAATTTCATGGGCCTGACCCTGGGCATCGATCTACCCGTATGGAACCGCAATCAGGGCAATATACGTGCTGCCCAGCTTCAAATAGGTGCAGACCAACTGCAACTCCTCCAGCAACAATCTATTGCACAAACAGAAGTATTAAACGCCTATCAGCGTATAGTTGTATTGGAAAAGCGTTACAAAGGATTTGACCTGCATCAGTTCCAGCATGAATTTGATACGCTGATTGAAGAAGTCGCCAAAAACTTCAGCAAAGGAAATATCTCCCTGCTACAGTTTATCGACTATTTCAACAGCTACAGCGACAACGCAAAAAACATCAACAAATTTTTATCCAACAGGGTAAATGCTTACGAAGAACTCAATTACGCAACGGGACAAGAACTATTTAAACTTTAA
- a CDS encoding HAMP domain-containing sensor histidine kinase — protein sequence MKIKYKIALYYTVSAALMLIAFAVLAYYFSAKSRKAEYLERLEYRARSIASVIIEDGHVKVDLLRKLDRTTFQDLYKESILVYNPDYDLLYSNLKDTTIRTHRSLLDYIKENKLYSYDKGSSEVVGVYYTEEDISVIVIVSSFDKYGFQNLRSLQQILLLELITAVLILIGVGYFFARKMVQPIDRLVEQVDSINANNMQDAKVAVKGKDEIAKLGANFNTMLQRLSDSFNLQKSFVSNASHELRTPLAAIISQLQVMLSKERSKEEYHALLVSVLEDAENLSDLSNGLLQLAQSELRQQQFVFSNVRIDELLMDMANLIRLKQKNNSKVDIQFLKVPDNEILVTCFGNESLLKVLFLNLVDNACKFSEDNTAHVSIDFFTKYITVQIKNNGISIPEEAIFKVFEPFYRGENAQQIRGHGLGLSICKKIVQIHNGHITVTSNPQDGTTFTVMLPHL from the coding sequence GTGAAGATCAAGTACAAAATAGCGTTATATTACACGGTGTCAGCAGCTCTCATGCTGATCGCCTTCGCCGTACTTGCCTATTATTTCTCTGCCAAATCACGTAAAGCCGAATACCTCGAAAGACTGGAATATCGCGCCCGGTCAATAGCCAGTGTGATTATAGAAGATGGACACGTAAAAGTAGACCTGCTCCGGAAGCTGGACAGAACTACCTTCCAGGATCTTTACAAGGAAAGTATCCTCGTATACAATCCCGACTATGACCTATTGTATAGTAACCTGAAAGATACCACCATCCGCACCCACCGCAGTTTACTGGACTACATCAAAGAAAATAAACTGTATAGCTATGATAAAGGTAGCAGCGAAGTAGTAGGCGTTTATTATACAGAAGAAGATATCTCTGTGATTGTCATTGTTTCTTCCTTTGATAAATACGGCTTTCAGAACCTCCGTAGCTTGCAACAAATCCTGCTGCTGGAGCTGATCACAGCTGTATTGATCCTCATCGGCGTTGGCTATTTCTTTGCGCGTAAGATGGTGCAACCTATTGATCGCCTCGTGGAACAGGTAGACAGCATCAACGCCAATAACATGCAGGATGCCAAGGTAGCCGTAAAAGGGAAAGACGAAATTGCGAAGCTGGGCGCCAATTTCAACACCATGTTGCAACGTCTCAGCGATTCTTTCAATCTGCAAAAGAGCTTTGTAAGCAATGCTTCGCATGAGCTGCGTACACCACTGGCAGCCATTATCAGCCAGCTACAGGTAATGCTGTCAAAAGAGCGCAGCAAGGAAGAGTACCACGCCCTCCTCGTGTCTGTACTTGAAGATGCAGAAAACCTCTCAGATCTCTCCAATGGCCTGTTGCAGTTGGCACAATCAGAACTCCGGCAGCAACAGTTTGTATTCAGTAATGTACGCATTGATGAACTGCTGATGGATATGGCCAACCTGATACGCCTCAAACAAAAGAACAACAGTAAGGTAGACATCCAGTTCCTAAAAGTTCCAGACAACGAAATCCTCGTTACCTGCTTCGGTAATGAAAGCCTGTTGAAAGTACTTTTCCTCAACCTGGTAGATAATGCCTGTAAATTTTCTGAAGATAATACCGCACACGTATCAATTGATTTCTTCACGAAATACATCACGGTACAGATAAAAAACAATGGTATCAGTATACCAGAGGAAGCAATCTTTAAAGTTTTTGAACCTTTCTACCGCGGAGAAAATGCCCAGCAGATCCGCGGCCATGGCCTTGGTTTGTCCATCTGCAAAAAGATTGTGCAAATTCACAACGGCCATATAACAGTAACCTCCAACCCCCAGGATGGTACTACATTCACAGTAATGCTGCCGCATTTATAA
- a CDS encoding response regulator transcription factor has translation MQKILVVEDEVKVANAVKKGLEENGFDVEVAYDGRMGKSLAASNSYDLVILDLNLPHSNGYELCEIIRRKNIRVPVIMLTALGGVEDKMQAFELGADDYLVKPFDFRELLARIRVFLKRAGADSPHSTQYKIVIADLEIDRERKEVTRGGKKIALTAKEYHLLEFLALHKGKVISKLTIAEKVWDIDFDTGTNVIEVYMNFLRKKIDKDFEQKLLHTKTGMGYYLSEE, from the coding sequence ATGCAGAAAATACTGGTTGTTGAAGATGAAGTAAAAGTAGCCAACGCCGTTAAAAAAGGATTGGAAGAAAATGGCTTTGATGTGGAAGTTGCCTATGATGGGCGCATGGGAAAAAGTCTTGCAGCCAGCAACAGTTACGACCTCGTTATTCTTGACCTGAACCTCCCCCACAGCAATGGGTACGAGCTATGCGAGATTATCCGCCGCAAAAATATCCGGGTGCCGGTTATCATGCTTACCGCCCTGGGTGGTGTGGAAGATAAAATGCAGGCTTTCGAACTGGGCGCAGATGATTACCTCGTAAAGCCTTTCGACTTCCGCGAACTGCTGGCAAGGATCCGCGTATTCCTGAAACGCGCCGGTGCCGACTCCCCACATAGTACCCAGTACAAAATTGTTATTGCAGACCTGGAAATCGACAGAGAGCGAAAAGAAGTAACCAGGGGTGGTAAAAAAATAGCTCTTACTGCAAAAGAATACCACCTACTCGAATTCCTGGCACTGCACAAAGGCAAAGTGATCTCCAAACTCACTATCGCTGAAAAGGTATGGGACATTGACTTTGACACCGGGACCAACGTAATTGAGGTATACATGAACTTCCTCCGTAAAAAGATTGATAAAGATTTTGAACAGAAATTATTGCATACCAAAACAGGGATGGGATATTATCTTTCAGAAGAGTGA
- a CDS encoding ABC-F family ATP-binding cassette domain-containing protein produces MLIALQDITFEFGSRVILENSSWHIEPGDRVGLIGLNGTGKSTLLRIINGEYSISKGSINKSKSLTIGFFNQDLLSFETEDSILTVGMMAFGKALELEKDIDRITKELEHSQTDELLHEFSDKLHEFEALDGYNMKHKTAQVLEGLGFTTSDLERPYSQFSGGWRMRVLLARLILQQPDVLMLDEPTNHLDLPSIEWLEKYLVGYNGAVIIVSHDRYFLDRMVNQIVEVYQQQLHHYTGSYADYEVEKELRREMQQRAYENQQDYIRQQERFIERFKAKASKAAQAQSIAKRLDKLDRVEQTDGGPSKIKINFTVDKTPGKILCTLNNISKSYGNISILENTSAEINRGDKIALIGANGKGKSTLLRIIFGMEPMEGERVPGHNVVTSFYAQHQLESLDMNSEILDELKNFGSGRTELELRQLLGCFLFSGDDVFKKIKILSGGEKARVALAKTIISQANFLMLDEPTNHLDMNSVQMLIDSLNKYDGSLVLVSHDRYFVSQTANKIWEIVDGQIKEFKGTYNEYEEWKKRMAANAPQVTKSSNENKKEKDTRQQNTTIDTPKGAINKDVQRELQKQQKQFSQVEGQVASLKERKANLEASLGTPDIYNNKTKFAQVENEYQDVMKYLERANQQYEQLFEKIMQLEANLIS; encoded by the coding sequence ATGTTGATCGCATTACAGGACATCACGTTTGAGTTTGGCTCCAGGGTTATCCTGGAGAATTCTTCCTGGCATATTGAGCCAGGTGACCGCGTAGGCCTTATCGGCCTGAATGGAACCGGTAAGTCTACCCTGCTGCGCATTATCAATGGTGAATATTCTATTTCAAAAGGGAGCATAAATAAGAGTAAAAGTCTGACTATAGGTTTCTTTAACCAGGACCTCCTCAGCTTTGAAACAGAAGATTCCATCCTTACAGTGGGGATGATGGCCTTTGGTAAAGCACTGGAGCTGGAAAAAGATATTGACCGGATCACCAAAGAACTGGAACATAGCCAGACCGATGAACTGCTACATGAATTCAGCGACAAGCTTCATGAATTTGAAGCATTGGACGGCTATAACATGAAGCACAAAACCGCACAGGTACTGGAAGGACTTGGCTTCACCACCTCCGACCTGGAACGCCCCTACAGCCAATTTTCCGGTGGATGGCGCATGCGTGTACTACTGGCCAGGCTGATACTTCAGCAACCGGATGTACTCATGCTCGATGAACCGACGAACCACCTGGATCTTCCCTCCATTGAATGGCTGGAGAAATACCTCGTAGGCTACAACGGCGCAGTAATCATTGTTTCGCATGACCGTTACTTCCTGGACCGTATGGTAAACCAGATCGTTGAAGTATATCAGCAGCAACTACATCACTATACCGGCTCTTATGCCGACTATGAAGTGGAAAAAGAACTGCGTCGTGAAATGCAGCAACGTGCCTACGAAAACCAGCAGGATTACATTCGTCAGCAGGAACGCTTCATCGAACGCTTTAAAGCGAAAGCCTCCAAAGCCGCACAGGCGCAGAGTATCGCCAAAAGACTCGATAAGCTGGATCGTGTGGAACAAACAGATGGTGGTCCGTCTAAAATAAAGATCAACTTCACCGTTGATAAAACACCGGGTAAGATTTTATGTACGCTCAACAATATCAGTAAAAGCTACGGCAACATTTCTATCCTGGAAAATACCAGCGCAGAAATCAACCGTGGCGATAAGATCGCGTTGATAGGTGCCAACGGTAAAGGTAAATCCACCCTGCTCCGCATCATCTTTGGTATGGAGCCTATGGAAGGTGAACGTGTACCTGGCCATAACGTGGTGACCAGCTTCTACGCGCAACACCAGCTGGAATCACTGGACATGAACAGCGAGATCCTCGATGAGCTGAAAAACTTCGGCAGTGGCCGCACAGAACTGGAATTACGTCAACTCCTTGGCTGCTTCCTCTTCTCCGGCGATGATGTATTCAAAAAGATCAAGATACTCTCCGGTGGTGAGAAAGCCCGCGTGGCACTGGCCAAAACCATTATCAGCCAGGCCAACTTCCTCATGCTCGATGAGCCTACGAATCACCTGGACATGAACTCTGTACAGATGTTGATCGACTCACTGAACAAATATGACGGTAGTCTCGTTCTTGTATCGCACGACCGTTATTTTGTGAGCCAGACAGCCAACAAAATATGGGAGATCGTTGATGGGCAAATCAAAGAATTTAAAGGCACCTACAACGAATACGAAGAGTGGAAAAAGAGAATGGCTGCCAATGCGCCACAGGTAACGAAATCCAGCAACGAAAATAAAAAGGAAAAAGATACCCGTCAGCAAAACACTACTATAGATACTCCCAAAGGTGCTATCAATAAAGATGTACAACGCGAGTTGCAGAAACAGCAAAAACAGTTTTCACAGGTAGAAGGCCAGGTAGCCAGTTTGAAAGAACGTAAAGCCAACCTGGAAGCCAGTTTAGGTACACCCGATATCTACAACAACAAAACAAAATTTGCGCAGGTAGAGAACGAATACCAGGACGTAATGAAATATCTCGAAAGGGCGAATCAACAATACGAGCAGTTGTTTGAGAAAATAATGCAGCTGGAAGCGAATCTTATTAGCTAA
- a CDS encoding DUF3347 domain-containing protein produces MNFKICVPIGTILLATVLFACQQPAPKEEAEAGVSTTGLQAPYSQVFYDSLQLTLQSYYKLSGALVKADSIAATSAALTLKQHIDSLPVHLLQMDSTHLGIVAGTAGSISAELTGLTGEPGLEGKRASFQMVSDMLFDLVRNTGLKGQTIYHQYCPMAFNDKGAYWLSDKPDIENPYFGNKMLHCGETKDSLTYK; encoded by the coding sequence ATGAATTTTAAAATATGCGTACCCATAGGAACCATTTTGCTGGCTACTGTTTTGTTTGCCTGTCAGCAGCCTGCTCCCAAAGAAGAAGCGGAGGCAGGAGTTTCCACAACAGGATTACAAGCACCTTATAGCCAGGTGTTTTATGATTCGTTGCAACTAACCCTGCAATCTTATTATAAGCTGTCGGGCGCCCTGGTAAAGGCGGACAGCATTGCGGCGACTAGCGCAGCGTTGACATTAAAACAACATATTGATAGTTTGCCTGTTCATCTTTTGCAGATGGATAGTACACACCTGGGCATTGTTGCGGGTACTGCCGGTAGTATCAGTGCAGAGCTAACCGGCTTAACCGGTGAGCCGGGCCTGGAGGGAAAGCGGGCTTCTTTTCAAATGGTATCCGATATGCTTTTTGACCTGGTGAGAAATACCGGGCTGAAAGGACAAACCATTTATCACCAATACTGCCCCATGGCATTTAATGACAAAGGTGCCTACTGGCTGAGTGATAAGCCGGATATTGAGAATCCCTATTTTGGCAATAAGATGCTACATTGTGGCGAAACGAAAGACTCGTTAACTTATAAATAA
- a CDS encoding TonB-dependent receptor domain-containing protein, giving the protein MQIRRLSSSLIVLVLLCLCGIAQGQRYTLSGYVKDSSSGESLPGANVQILGTTTGTQTNNYGFYSITLPAGDYTFIYSFLGYEGKALTLPLKGNVSYNMDLLPHLYQAKEVVITGKRKDENVKSTDMGRIEMTSLQVKKLPSLMGEVDVLKALQLMPGVQAAGEGNAGFYVRGGGPDQNLILLDEAPVYNTGHLFGFFSVFNADAIKNTTLIKGGMPANYGGRLSSVVDISMKEGNNKTFQGEGGLGLISSRLSLQGPLKKDKASFIISGRRTYIDLLTKPFINGTSYSGSGYYFYDLNMKMNYTFSDKDRIFLSGYLGQDVFTFSSQDKRFNVKIPWGNTTATLRWNHVFSTKLFANTSLIYNDYKFQFNALQNNFTIRLSSGISDANAKLDFDYYASPKHHIKFGGNYIYHAFTPSTVSGGQDTTKFSPDNAFKKYAHEVGLYLMDDWEISPSFQLNAGIRYSGFMQIGPYTRYTLDENGHKTDSTVYGRWKRVVGYGGFEPRVILRYAWNDKNSLKASVTRNYQFVHLVTNAGTSLPTDVWVPSTYLVKPQLSWQYSFGYFRNFKDNAYEASAEVYYKDMQNQIEYREGYTPSLDDLEKDFVFGKGQAYGLELFINKKRGKFTGWIGYTLAWTWRQFPLLNSGKQYPAKYDRRHDLVVVSTFDANKHWSFSGVFIFGTGNATTFPENFYFIEGTLIQGYGNINSYRMASYNRLDLSAIYTPTPKRPNRRFKSSWAFSIYNVYSRKNPYFIYFDQQGSPLDGSLNVRARQVSLFPIIPSVTYNFKF; this is encoded by the coding sequence ATGCAGATCCGTCGCTTATCATCTTCACTGATTGTCCTGGTATTGCTATGTCTTTGCGGCATAGCGCAGGGACAACGTTATACACTCAGTGGCTACGTAAAGGACAGCAGCAGCGGCGAGTCCTTGCCAGGCGCTAATGTACAGATCCTGGGTACAACTACGGGCACACAGACAAACAATTACGGCTTTTATTCCATTACACTTCCCGCCGGGGATTATACCTTCATTTATTCTTTTCTGGGCTACGAAGGGAAAGCCCTTACACTTCCGCTGAAAGGAAATGTTTCCTACAACATGGACCTGCTGCCCCATCTGTACCAGGCCAAAGAAGTGGTGATCACCGGCAAGCGGAAAGATGAAAATGTTAAAAGCACGGATATGGGGCGGATAGAAATGACGTCCCTACAGGTGAAAAAGCTGCCGTCGCTGATGGGAGAAGTGGATGTGCTCAAGGCACTACAGCTCATGCCAGGAGTACAGGCTGCCGGGGAAGGGAATGCGGGCTTCTATGTACGTGGCGGCGGTCCCGACCAGAACCTGATCCTGCTGGATGAAGCCCCTGTATACAACACCGGGCACCTTTTCGGTTTCTTTTCTGTATTTAATGCTGATGCTATTAAAAACACGACATTGATAAAAGGTGGAATGCCGGCCAATTACGGCGGACGGCTTTCTTCTGTGGTGGATATTTCCATGAAAGAAGGGAATAACAAAACTTTCCAGGGAGAAGGGGGACTGGGCCTTATTTCTTCCCGTTTATCACTGCAAGGACCGCTGAAGAAAGATAAAGCATCGTTTATCATTTCAGGAAGAAGAACCTATATAGATCTGCTTACCAAACCATTTATCAACGGCACTTCGTATAGTGGTTCAGGTTATTACTTCTACGACCTGAACATGAAAATGAATTACACCTTTTCAGATAAGGACCGGATTTTTTTGAGCGGATACCTGGGGCAGGATGTTTTTACCTTCAGCAGCCAGGACAAACGTTTTAATGTGAAGATACCCTGGGGCAATACCACCGCCACTTTACGATGGAACCACGTGTTCAGTACAAAATTATTTGCCAATACTTCTCTCATTTATAATGATTATAAATTTCAGTTTAATGCTTTGCAGAATAATTTTACGATCCGGCTTTCTTCCGGTATCAGCGATGCAAATGCCAAACTGGATTTCGACTATTATGCCAGTCCCAAACATCATATCAAGTTTGGCGGCAACTATATCTACCACGCGTTTACGCCATCAACAGTAAGTGGTGGGCAGGATACCACCAAATTTTCTCCGGATAATGCCTTTAAAAAATATGCACATGAAGTAGGGCTGTATCTGATGGACGACTGGGAGATTTCACCCAGCTTCCAGTTGAATGCCGGTATCCGCTACAGTGGCTTTATGCAGATAGGACCATACACGCGTTATACCCTGGATGAAAATGGTCATAAAACGGATAGCACCGTATACGGGCGCTGGAAGCGGGTTGTCGGCTATGGAGGCTTTGAGCCGAGGGTTATTCTGCGGTACGCCTGGAATGATAAAAACTCACTGAAAGCATCCGTAACCCGTAACTATCAGTTTGTTCACCTGGTTACAAATGCCGGTACCTCATTACCTACCGATGTATGGGTACCCAGTACTTACCTGGTAAAACCGCAGCTCTCCTGGCAATACTCCTTTGGTTACTTCCGCAATTTCAAGGATAACGCCTATGAGGCATCTGCTGAAGTCTATTACAAGGATATGCAAAACCAGATCGAATACCGGGAAGGTTACACACCGTCACTGGATGACCTGGAAAAAGATTTTGTATTCGGTAAAGGACAGGCTTATGGGCTTGAATTATTTATCAATAAAAAGAGGGGGAAGTTTACGGGCTGGATCGGTTATACACTGGCCTGGACCTGGCGGCAGTTTCCATTGCTAAACAGCGGGAAGCAATATCCGGCTAAGTATGACCGGCGGCATGACCTCGTAGTGGTGAGTACTTTTGATGCGAATAAACACTGGAGTTTTTCAGGTGTCTTTATTTTCGGAACGGGGAATGCGACTACGTTTCCGGAAAATTTCTATTTCATAGAAGGCACGCTGATACAGGGTTATGGCAATATTAATTCGTATCGTATGGCTTCTTATAACCGGTTGGATCTATCGGCTATTTACACCCCAACGCCAAAGAGACCAAACAGGCGTTTTAAAAGCAGCTGGGCGTTTTCGATCTATAATGTATACAGCAGGAAGAATCCTTATTTCATTTATTTTGATCAACAGGGGAGTCCATTGGATGGCTCGTTGAATGTAAGAGCAAGACAGGTGTCACTTTTTCCAATTATACCGTCAGTGACGTATAATTTCAAATTCTGA
- the thrS gene encoding threonine--tRNA ligase: MINITFPDGAVRQYEPGVTALDIAKSISEGLARKVLAAKVNGQVVDATRPIITDSTLQLLTWVDTDGKATMWHSSAHLMAEALEALYPGVKLGIGPSIENGFYYDIDLGGRTIAEEDLKKVEAKMVELSKQNNTYNRTEVSKADALQYFTEKGDEYKLELINDLQDGTITFYNQGGFTDLCRGPHIPHTGFIKAIKLTNIAGAYWRGNEKNKMLTRIYGITFPNQKELDEYLTLIEEAKKRDHRKLGKELELFAFSEKVGLGLPMWLPKGAMLRERLQRFLQEAQMASGYLPVITPHIGNKNLYVTSGHYEKYGKDSFQPIHTPEEGEEFMLKPMNCPHHCELYKVSPKSYKDLPVRFAEFGTVYRYEQHGELHGLTRVRGFTQDDAHLFCRPDQVKEEFQKVIDLVMYVFHSLSFNDFTAQISLRDKEDRSKYIGTDENWELAERAIIESAAEKGLSTVIEYGEAAFYGPKLDFMVKDALGRKWQLGTIQVDYNLPERFELEYIGADNMKHRPVMIHRAPFGSLERFIAVLIEHCAGKFPLWLAPTQVKILPISDKSQEYAEKVAELLKKAEIRAEIDDRSEKIGKKIRDTELAKVPYMLVLGEKEAADNLVAVRRQAKGDLGTMSLEQFTTMVNEEVTNRKPIEEINLNVEK; the protein is encoded by the coding sequence ATGATAAATATCACTTTTCCGGATGGCGCAGTTCGTCAGTATGAACCAGGAGTAACTGCATTGGACATTGCCAAATCCATCAGCGAAGGATTGGCACGTAAAGTATTGGCAGCAAAAGTTAATGGGCAGGTAGTAGATGCTACACGCCCGATTATAACGGATAGTACCCTGCAACTGCTTACGTGGGTAGATACAGATGGCAAAGCAACGATGTGGCACTCTTCCGCGCATTTGATGGCAGAGGCCCTGGAAGCATTGTATCCGGGTGTTAAACTGGGTATTGGCCCTTCTATTGAGAACGGATTCTATTACGATATAGATTTAGGCGGACGTACTATTGCGGAAGAAGACCTGAAAAAGGTGGAAGCCAAAATGGTGGAACTGTCTAAACAAAACAATACTTACAATCGTACGGAAGTGAGCAAGGCAGATGCTTTGCAGTATTTCACGGAAAAGGGAGATGAGTACAAACTGGAGCTGATCAATGATCTGCAGGACGGTACCATTACCTTCTACAACCAGGGTGGTTTCACGGATCTTTGCCGCGGACCACATATTCCGCACACCGGTTTTATCAAAGCCATCAAGCTGACAAACATTGCCGGCGCATATTGGCGCGGTAACGAAAAAAATAAGATGCTTACCCGCATCTACGGTATTACTTTCCCGAACCAGAAGGAACTGGATGAATACCTGACACTGATAGAAGAAGCTAAAAAACGCGATCACCGTAAGCTGGGAAAGGAACTGGAACTGTTTGCCTTCTCTGAAAAAGTAGGACTTGGATTGCCCATGTGGCTTCCTAAAGGTGCTATGCTGCGCGAAAGATTGCAACGTTTTTTACAGGAAGCTCAGATGGCCAGTGGTTATCTGCCGGTAATAACACCACATATCGGGAATAAAAACCTGTATGTGACTTCCGGTCACTATGAGAAATATGGTAAAGATAGTTTTCAGCCTATTCATACACCGGAAGAAGGTGAGGAGTTTATGCTGAAACCGATGAACTGTCCGCATCACTGCGAACTGTATAAAGTATCGCCCAAGTCGTACAAAGACCTCCCGGTACGTTTCGCGGAATTTGGTACAGTGTATCGTTATGAGCAGCATGGTGAATTGCATGGTCTTACCCGTGTACGTGGATTTACCCAGGATGATGCACATTTGTTTTGTCGGCCGGATCAGGTGAAAGAAGAGTTTCAGAAGGTAATAGACCTGGTGATGTATGTATTCCATAGCCTGAGCTTTAATGATTTCACCGCACAGATTTCCCTGCGTGATAAAGAAGACCGTTCCAAGTATATCGGTACTGATGAGAACTGGGAACTGGCAGAGCGGGCTATCATTGAATCCGCAGCAGAGAAAGGTTTGAGTACCGTGATAGAATATGGCGAAGCAGCTTTCTATGGTCCTAAGCTCGACTTTATGGTGAAGGATGCATTAGGCCGTAAATGGCAGCTGGGAACTATCCAGGTGGATTACAATCTGCCGGAGCGTTTTGAGCTGGAATATATTGGCGCCGATAATATGAAGCATCGTCCGGTTATGATCCACCGTGCACCCTTCGGTTCACTGGAAAGATTTATAGCCGTGCTGATAGAGCATTGCGCCGGTAAGTTCCCGCTTTGGCTGGCACCTACGCAGGTGAAAATTCTGCCAATAAGTGACAAGAGCCAGGAATATGCAGAAAAAGTGGCAGAATTGCTGAAAAAAGCTGAAATTCGCGCAGAGATCGATGACAGGAGTGAGAAAATAGGCAAGAAGATCCGTGACACCGAGCTGGCAAAAGTTCCGTACATGCTGGTACTGGGTGAAAAGGAGGCCGCCGATAATCTCGTGGCTGTACGTCGTCAGGCCAAAGGTGACCTGGGTACTATGTCATTGGAACAGTTTACCACAATGGTAAATGAAGAAGTGACCAACCGGAAGCCAATTGAAGAAATCAACTTAAATGTGGAAAAGTAG